In Citrus sinensis cultivar Valencia sweet orange chromosome 3, DVS_A1.0, whole genome shotgun sequence, the sequence TGTGCTTGCATCTGTATTGGTCAGATTGTAATCTATTCCTGATAATCTAGCTCTTGCTCTTCTGATAACTCTCTTATTGTTTCTTCACAGGCTTTCTATAATTGGGCCATAGCGATCTCTGATCGAGCCAAAATGCGTGGTCGTACGAAGGAGGCTGAAGAATTGTGGAAGCAGGTTTCATTATATTCTTTCAGTATTAACTATTATGGTCATTtggattttcttttgcttCATTATCATGTTTTGAGAAATGGGCTCTGAACTGGAATTTGAGCATTTCTTTTGTCAAGCTGACTATTGATGgtgatataattatatatcttGAGTATATTAGTGTTGTAAAATTAGAACACAATCTCTCTGATCTGCGCTTGTTATTGAGAGTAGGTTCCTCTGTGATTAAAGAGTTAATGCTGCTTGGTGTCCACTCAAACacatgcatttgaaaatatattatattccCTTGTTTGGATATCTCTTTGCTTGCTCTTTAAAATTAGTGAATTGCTTATCTGAATCCATTCTGCAGGCAACAAAGAACTATGAGAAAGCTGTCCAACTTAACTGGAACAGTCCCCAGGTATTGTTGGAGAAATTGTTGTGTAGTGATTCCATCTTTATTCACACTTCCAATAACTATGTACAACTTTACCTTCTTTTCTTCTGTTAATGTCATTTAGTTTTGTCTGATCTCACTCCATGTGAAATCTATTTCAGGCTCTTAACAATTGGGGACTCGCTTTACAGGTAATTCTGGTTACATAGATGTTGCTATTAAACTTCATTTATCTtagtgttttctttttcttaactacattttgttatcatcagtctcataacttttatgaatttttggcTACATATTGTTGTCCTGGGAAAcaagatttgattttattattgtttttttatgtGCAATTTCAGGAACTCAGTGCAATTGTTCCTGCGCGAGAAAAGCAAACAATTGTGAGAACTGCAATTAGTAAGGTACAAAAGTCATCTGGAGACATCAGAGTGCTTGGATGATTGTTTAGGAACAAGACGCAAAGTAATTTGCATCTGATATTTCCTGATAGTTTGTTGTACCTCTATCTTCTATTCTTATGATACCTTTCCCTCACCATCGAATGCAGTTTCGTGCAGCAATACAGCTGCAGTTCGACTTTCATCGAGCAATTTACAACCTTGGAACAGTCTTGGTCAGTTTCTTACTTATCTGTTCATACTCAAGTGACTTGTTATAGTTGGCTATGTTCATTGTATTCATTGTCATATCTTGTGCTGTTGTGCATGTCATTGAGTTCTAAATCCTGATTCTGTAATGTTCTATTTTGCAGTATGGTTTAGCAGAGGACACGCTAAGAACTGGAGGAACAGTGAATCCTAGAGAAGTTTCACCTAATGAGTTGTACAGCCAATCTGCAATCTACATTGCAGCTGCTCATGCATTAAAACCGAGTTACTCAGTAAGTAGCCTTTTTGTGTTTCTCAACCAGTTCTTTCTGATACTTCTTCAGACTAGATAGGTTTTGCTAATATGGATTGGGCCTCACTTGTGTTCTAGTGTTAATGGGTTGTTTCATAATATGTATTATGGAGTGAGGAAGTTTGATATGGCTGGACTTAACTTGGCAATAGTGCGACAATTgtcaatgaaattattaacTGAGTTAACCCTTTCTATCTTCTTgctctttttccattttgggCCAAGTAGATAAgctttatttgtttgttttcagGTTTACAGCAGTGCATTGCGTCTTGTGCGTTCCATGGTCagtatttattattgaattattttctccTCAAATTCATTTTACTTGAGTTTTATGTCTTTTGTTGGACTTTTCTGTATTAAGATTTAGCACTTGCTAGCTCCTGGGAAACTCATATTTGCCTTTTCTGGCTGATAACTCACCTTTGAAATTTCCAATCTTTGTAGGACATCTCCCCCTTAATTgctattgttgttgttgttgttgttatagTCGGcagttattatttaattactttttcctCAAATGCATTTGACTCATGTCTTTTGTTGGACTTTTCTGTATTAAGCTTTAGCACTTCCTTGGTAAGCTCCTGGGAAATTCATACTTGCCCTTTCTGGCTGATAACTCACCTTTGAAATTTCCAATCTTCATAGGACCTCTTCCccgtattattattattattacagtCAGTATAATTGAACTAGTTTTTCCTAAAATGTGTTTTACTCCAGTTTTATGTCTTTTGTTGGACTTTCCTGTATTAAGCTTTAGCACTTCCTTGGTAAGCTCCAAGGAATTTCATACTTGCCCTTTCTGGCAGATAACTCACCTTTGGAATTTCCAATCTTTACAGGACCTCTTccccttattattattatagtcagtagttattatttaattacttttttctcAAATGCATTTTACCCCAGTTTTATGCCTTTTGCTGTACTTTTCTATATTAAGCTTTAGCACTTCTTTTGTAAGCTCCTAGGAAATTCATACTTGCCCTTTTTGGCTGATAACTCACCTTTGACCTTTGAAATTTCCGATCTTTATAGGACCTTTTccccttattattattatagtctgtagctattatttaattgcttTTTCTTCAAATGCATTTTACTCCAGTTTTATGCCTTTTGTTGGACTTTTCTGTATTAAGCTTTAGCACTTCCTTGGTAAGCTCCTGGGAAATTCATCTGGCTGGTAACTCACCTTTGAACTTTCCAATCTTTATAGGTCCTTTTCCccttattatcattattattgtggtcattattattgaattaatttttcctcAGATACATTTTACTCCAGTTTTATGTCTTTTGTTGGCCTTTTCTGAATTAAGCTTTAGCACTTGATAAGCTCCAAGGAATTTCATACTTGCCCTTTCTGGCTGATAACTTACTTTTGGAATTTCCAATCTTTATAGGACATCTTCCccttattatgattattatttatttttccttaaaaagaaaagttgggGCGGGCAAAGCCCCAATCAGTTTTTTAGTCCTACCTCCCCCAAGATTTGAACGTCGGCGGCCAGCCATAGAAAAGCTGCTTGACAACGACTTAGTCAAGCCCCTGGGAGCACCTCTTATTATGGttaatttgaattcaatttaCATTCACCTAACTCATGTGGAATTTAAAGTCATCAAGCTCAAATGCTAGCCGTCCTTGACATGATTCCATGTATACTTTTTctgatattttttatagatCCGTTCTCTTTTCCTATAAATCTGACAGCCTTAAATTGTTCACAGTTACCTTTACCATATCTTAAAGCTGGATATTTGACGGCACCACCTGCTGGGATCCCGGTTGCACCTCATAGTGATTGGAAAAGATCACAGTTTGTTTTGAATCACGAAGGACTTCAACAGGTAGATTTTGCTTGTTCTCTCTTTTGCGCATGAGTTGATGAGGCATTCGTCCCTTGAATATAGAACTGCTTGACAATAGAATGAAAATTcgtttttcttcaaaaattgTCTGATTGTTGTACTTGGTAAAGTTTTCCAACTGGAATCTTAAAGTATGTGACAGGTAAGGGATTAAGGGAATGGTTAACTGAATAAGACAATTTTGTGCTACCACATTTTGTACTGACAAATCATttctttctgtttttcttctttttgctcTTTTCAAATGTTTCTTCCCACTGTTTTGCAGGCCAGCAAAAATGAGCAAAAACAAGTAACCCGGAGCCTGTCGGGCAGAATAGGAGATTTTAGTCCTGACAGAAGGGCTATCAGAATTGAAGTTCCGGATATTGTGTCTGTATCAGCATGTGCTGATTTGACGTTGCCACCTGGAGCTGGCCTCTGCATCGAGACAATTCACGGACCAGTTTTCTTGGTAACTCTTGTTTATTAAATCATTGGAAAAACTTTTTCAAAGACTGGTGATGGTGGGAGTGTTTCGTAGGGTGCACAATTCATAATCCAGTTTATTTACTGCTTGTTGGCTCCCCAGGTTGCTGACTCATGGGAAGCCCTAGATGGATGGCTTGATGCAATCCGTCTGGTTTACACAATCTATGCACGGGGCAAAGCTGATGTTCTGGCGGGTATCATAACCGGTTGATTTTATCTCTATTACTAATTTTAGCACCATGGAGACCTTTTCTCGAGGTAACTGATGATTTGTGTATTGAGATTCCGCAGTTCAAGTAAAACTTGGtgtatattataaagtattgaATTCAATTTTGCACTTACGCTTATTCTGCCCCTGCCAAAGGAACGTGAATCGGGTTGCTATATGgatttgttatttcattttgttccccGTGCCTTGTTCAGGTTACAGTGATAAAAACCCAACTGTTCAGCTTGAAGCCGATGATTAGATGTATTATGTAGATTACTCTAGGTTTAACCAAAATTTCGAAATTCAAATTTCGGGTATGTTATCatacataaatttattgcaCAAATGACTGGACATCGCACTAGCCAATGAAGTTGTTGCTGAGCGTTGGGAAGTTTAAAAAGATTGTTGCAAGTAGGAGGAGAGTTTCTGAAAatggaacaaaaaaaaaataattctaagaggtaattatattataaatttagttgATTGAAGTAATTTGCAATGTGTGCGCTTGTCGGGGAGGGGGGGAAATGAACTAGATTACATACGGATAGAATGGGGAGTCATTGTTGCTAGCTAAAATTCAAACTcctataaaagaaaagtgggAATCATTATTTCGTATGGTAAATCATAAGCGatgcataattttaaaagaggtTCCTCTCTACTTCTACGAATCCAAAAATTTCATGCAGAGAGGAGGTTGTATTTTGGCCAAGGCAAGAATTGAAGCAGGAAGTGTCCATAGCCCTTCCCCACAAATTAACCCAGAGGCAACTGCAGGAATCATCAACTCGGCCTTCTTGGGGTTCCGTTTGTGCCACAGATAGACAACCAAACTCCCAACACACATATCAATAGCAAAGTATGCTCCAACTAGAAACGGCAGAGCCATCACCATCGGCAGCGGCATCCATTTCCCAATCTTTTCCGGTGAAAAATCTCTTACAAGGTTAACCGCCACTGCAGAAGCAAATAAACCATAACAAAGCTGTAAGCAGTGCTGGGGAAGAGCTGAGAAGCCTTGAACGCCTATAACCGCCATGTTTCTGTAGATTAATGCATAAGGAGCCTTAAACTCTCCATGAGGGTTTCCCACATCAAATGCCTTGTAGAATAGAAGGAAACTGATAGGAGCCACCACGCAGCCAACGGCCGTGCCAATTACTTGGTTCAGGAACATTGCTCGCGGAGAGGTATAAGTACAATGTGCCGTTTTGAAATCTTGCATAAGAATGCAAGCAACTGAAACTACAGATTTGACGAGGCCACAGCCAACCATTCCAGCCACCAATCCATTTTCTCTTCCGGACAATGCAGCTAGAACAAACAAGGCTACTTTCCCATAATTATAGGCCATGTTAATGTCTGTTAACCCAGCTCCATAAGCATTGCAAAACGACAGAGATGGAGCAAGGATGTATGCTATCACAACATAGTACCATTTGAGTTGAGGGAACATGATCGGAATCACAATAATGGACAGGATGGAGAAGACTAGGTAACCGGCAACTCCAATCCACATGGGAATATTTTCTCTAAGGAAGATTTCATTGTGTTTTAGATCTTCGAGTGACTTCTTCTTTTCGTCACCGTCAGCTGCAGGTAAGACAAGAAGCATGCGTTATTATTACGCTggttaaaatacaaaaagcaaaacaaagtATGGAATATAAGTGACTTCTTCTCACGAGTGGACATCTGCATTTTGTATATCTAATCAGACGTTCGCCTGAGAACTTTTCGATACATACATACGTAGAGAATGATTTAAGGCTGCGCAATTGACCTGCATTGAGGTTCTTGGTCTTTATCCTTCCATAAATGTTAATGACCGTGACGCTCAATATCTTCAGGAAATTATAGAGTCCGTCGCCTAAGATAAGAGCAACCGACAGGAAAACCTgccaagaaaattttaaacaagctaagaatttaaagatatttgAAGAAGTAAAAATACCATTATGTAGAAATTAAGAGAGAAACCTTGTAACCATACAAACTCTTCATATCactttctttcaaactttcaGAGAACCAATGTCCTTTAAGCCGATCGATAAGTGGCCACATCATTCCATAAGAAAGAACAGCTCCAAGTAGCAAAGATAAGTTCACTAAATGGGAACAAATCATCCCTGCTCCAACGTAAGTCATgctaaaatcaaaatagaatCTGCAAATTAAAAGCCAAAGAACCATTAGATTTTTCCGGTTGCAATCTTTGCGTAAATGAATACAGATTCCTACGTTTGCTTCCAAGCTTGCAATCCAAAAGTAGGGAACTGTTTGAATCCACAGCTCTCTTTGCCGCTGTAAAACCACTGAAAGAATCCCCACAAGAAGCTGATTGAAAAGTATTTCATGAATCCACCTACTTGTTTCCTGcaacagaatttttttttaaaaaaatttattttaatagaaattaagatttgaatttgatttattaatatgttcctttaatcttttagaATTCAATTAAGGTTGCAACTGTAGATGTGTACTTAGCCATCTGATCTCCCTGGCTATGAAAGCCATTAATGAGAACCGCGGTTGCCAGCCCACTAGGATAAGTCAACTTCAGGTCCACTATCACGATCTGTGAAATCATAAGAACCTCATAAATAATTCAGCTCAAGGAAGAAAACCgattggcattttcttttttcctaattcttcttttaataCAATCATGGGTCTACTTGAAGTCTAAATCTCTACAGTTATAGAAAAGTCCGAGTGTCTACCATGCATGGCTTGAAAATTTTGCACAAAATAAGCACTTATAAGTATACAAAGTAGCAAATGAGTCCACTAATTAAGTTAAGGTGGAACCATTATCCTTATGATGGGATTACcattatg encodes:
- the LOC102611076 gene encoding protein HLB1 isoform X1, whose protein sequence is MSAAVEEPQFQNGVASTDEPKPEPAADPKVEETKETLIQPPPSTEQTEKQHPSTEQTEKQPPSTEQTLNPALRKDEGNRTFTMRELLTELKSEGEDSVTDASFSQGNTPHQLAEQNNAAMELINSVTGVDEEGRSRQRILTFAAKRYANAIERNPEDYDALYNWALVLQESADNVGSDSTSPSKDALLEEACKKYDEATRLCPTLHDAFYNWAIAISDRAKMRGRTKEAEELWKQATKNYEKAVQLNWNSPQALNNWGLALQELSAIVPAREKQTIVRTAISKFRAAIQLQFDFHRAIYNLGTVLYGLAEDTLRTGGTVNPREVSPNELYSQSAIYIAAAHALKPSYSVYSSALRLVRSMLPLPYLKAGYLTAPPAGIPVAPHSDWKRSQFVLNHEGLQQASKNEQKQVTRSLSGRIGDFSPDRRAIRIEVPDIVSVSACADLTLPPGAGLCIETIHGPVFLVADSWEALDGWLDAIRLVYTIYARGKADVLAGIITG
- the LOC102611076 gene encoding protein HLB1 isoform X2 yields the protein MSAAVEEPQFQNGVASTDEPKPEPAADPKVEETKETLIQPPPSTEQTEKQHPSTEQTEKQPPSTEQTLNPALRKDEGNRTFTMRELLTELKSEGEDSVTDASQGNTPHQLAEQNNAAMELINSVTGVDEEGRSRQRILTFAAKRYANAIERNPEDYDALYNWALVLQESADNVGSDSTSPSKDALLEEACKKYDEATRLCPTLHDAFYNWAIAISDRAKMRGRTKEAEELWKQATKNYEKAVQLNWNSPQALNNWGLALQELSAIVPAREKQTIVRTAISKFRAAIQLQFDFHRAIYNLGTVLYGLAEDTLRTGGTVNPREVSPNELYSQSAIYIAAAHALKPSYSVYSSALRLVRSMLPLPYLKAGYLTAPPAGIPVAPHSDWKRSQFVLNHEGLQQASKNEQKQVTRSLSGRIGDFSPDRRAIRIEVPDIVSVSACADLTLPPGAGLCIETIHGPVFLVADSWEALDGWLDAIRLVYTIYARGKADVLAGIITG
- the LOC102611379 gene encoding metal-nicotianamine transporter YSL1; translated protein: MGDKLEAVSMQEEKEKKEIEREDAEEDDHVELSDPEGSNKRQQPWTKQITIRGLVVSILLGIVYSVIVMKLNLTTGLVPQLNVSAALLAFLIIRSWTKVLQRAGYVTRPFTKQENTMIQTCAVACYSIAVGGGFGSYLLGLSKKIYELSGEDTEGNSRRAIKEPGLGWMTGYLFVVCFVGLFVLIPLRKIVIVDLKLTYPSGLATAVLINGFHSQGDQMAKKQVGGFMKYFSISFLWGFFQWFYSGKESCGFKQFPTFGLQAWKQTFYFDFSMTYVGAGMICSHLVNLSLLLGAVLSYGMMWPLIDRLKGHWFSESLKESDMKSLYGYKVFLSVALILGDGLYNFLKILSVTVINIYGRIKTKNLNAADGDEKKKSLEDLKHNEIFLRENIPMWIGVAGYLVFSILSIIVIPIMFPQLKWYYVVIAYILAPSLSFCNAYGAGLTDINMAYNYGKVALFVLAALSGRENGLVAGMVGCGLVKSVVSVACILMQDFKTAHCTYTSPRAMFLNQVIGTAVGCVVAPISFLLFYKAFDVGNPHGEFKAPYALIYRNMAVIGVQGFSALPQHCLQLCYGLFASAVAVNLVRDFSPEKIGKWMPLPMVMALPFLVGAYFAIDMCVGSLVVYLWHKRNPKKAELMIPAVASGLICGEGLWTLPASILALAKIQPPLCMKFLDS